In Papaver somniferum cultivar HN1 chromosome 1, ASM357369v1, whole genome shotgun sequence, a genomic segment contains:
- the LOC113332933 gene encoding protein TOO MANY MOUTHS-like, translating into MKFIPSFSLSLQTMMALIFVPLVSPFTVILSDSGVPSALIDAPQTGFSMNKNGVHTDPHEQQAVYDIMRATGNGWATDIPDVCRGRWHGIECMPDKNQVYHVVSLSFGALSDDTAFPTCDEKHSFISPSLTKLPHIKTLFFYRCFSYNPQPIPSFLGHLGSSLQTLVLRENGHVGLIPNELGNLTHLKILDLHNNNLNGSIPASLGQLQNLKSLDLSRNCLSGSIPALSYPILNILDLSQNLLAHFIPTSIGECPSLIKLDLSRNRLSGSIPSSISGLTSLILMDLSYNQLSGPLPIALGKLNSLQALILKGNRLESTVIPSVGFNGLEELTTLVLSDMALQGSIPKWLGELPKLRVIHLDRNHLNGSIPRSFQGLKVLSELRLNDNQLVGRLPFKKETVWKMGGKLRLYNNSGLCYDASFVPEEDTGSFAAGVGYCESS; encoded by the coding sequence ATGAAGTTCATTCCTTCGTTCTCACTCTCACTTCAAACAATGATGGCCCTAATTTTCGTTCCTCTGGTATCACCATTCACTGTGATACTGTCGGATTCAGGTGTCCCGTCTGCATTGATTGATGCACCACAAACAGGTTTCTCTATGAACAAGAACGGTGTTCACACCGATCCTCACGAGCAACAAGCTGTTTATGACATAATGAGGGCAACTGGAAATGGCTGGGCGACTGACATTCCGGATGTTTGTCGTGGCCGATGGCATGGGATTGAGTGCATGCCTGATAAAAATCAAGTTTATCATGTTGTGTCACTCTCTTTCGGTGCCCTATCTGATGATACAGCTTTTCCTACATGTGATGAGAAACACTCTTTCATATCTCCTTCTCTTACAAAACTTCCTCACATAAAAACACTCTTCTTTTACCGCTGCTTCAGTTACAACCCTCAACCAATTCCTTCCTTCCTTGGTCATTTGGGATCCTCACTCCAAACACTGGTCCTTAGAGAAAATGGCCATGTGGGTCTCATTCCAAACGAGTTAGGTAATCTTACCCATTTAAAAATCCTTGATCTTCACAACAACAATCTTAATGGCTCCATACCGGCTTCACTGGGGCAGCTGCAGAACCTCAAATCATTGGATTTGAGCCGCAATTGCTTATCAGGTTCAATACCGGCTCTAAGCTACCCAATTCTGAATATACTAGATTTGAGCCAGAATCTCCTTGCACATTTTATTCCTACGAGCATAGGAGAGTGTCCTTCCCTTATAAAACTAGATTTGAGCAGAAACCGTCTCTCGGGATCCATACCAAGTTCGATCAGTGGCCTTACAAGTTTAATTCTTATGGATCTAAGTTACAATCAATTGTCGGGTCCACTTCCAATAGCTCTAGGAAAACTGAATTCACTCCAAGCTCTGATACTAAAAGGGAACCGCTTAGAGTCGACTGTAATTCCCAGTGTAGGCTTCAATGGGTTGGAAGAGTTGACAACTTTGGTCCTTTCTGATATGGCACTACAAGGATCAATACCGAAGTGGCTTGGCGAATTACCTAAACTTCGTGTCATTCATTTAGATAGAAACCATCTTAATGGTTCAATTCCAAGAAGCTTTCAAGGCCTAAAGGTTCTCAGTGAGTTGAGATTAAATGATAACCAATTGGTTGGTCGGCTTCCATTTAAGAAAGAAACCGTCTGGAAAATGGGTGGAAAGCTAAGGCTCTACAACAATTCTGGTCTATGTTATGATGCAAGTTTTGTACCAGAAGAAGATACAGGTTCCTTCGCTGCGGGCGTCGGTTATTGCGAGTCATCGTAA
- the LOC113301677 gene encoding LRR receptor-like serine/threonine-protein kinase — protein MPANPNNPFLPPPPNIVIYFTLILFLNSLFFVSCLSIDEQGQALLTWKNSLNSSTDALKTWNSVDSNPCKWFGITCNSKNQVTQITLKSLDIQGQLPSNFQSLNSLKTLVLSSTNLTGPVPKEFGDYQKLSFIDLSTNAISGEIPNEICKLQKLESLALNSNSLEGAIPVDIGNLSSLVYLTLFDNQLSGEIPKSIGKLSKLEIFRAGGNQNLKGELPWEIGNCSSLIILGLAETSISGSLPSSIGSLTRVQTIAIYTSLLSGPIPDEIGNCIELQNLYLYQNSITGSIPKRLGELQKLESLLLWQNSLVGTIPYELGSCTELTVIDLSENLLTGSIPRSFGNLVKLQELQLSINQLSGTIPTEITNCTALTHLEVDNNDISGEIPVGIGNLKSLTLFFAWQNRLSGSIPESLAQCSNIQALDFSYNNLFGSIPKQIFGLTNLTKLLLLGNDLSGFIPPEVGSCTNLYRFRLNKNRLAGTFPSEIGNLKTLNFLDLSENKFVGELPPSISGCDNLQFLDLHSNGLTGSLPESLPKSLQLIDISDNRLAGPLTSSVGSLVELTKLNLSRNRISGKIPSELVSCSKLQLLDLGDNAFSGDIPMELGQIPALEISLNLSCNQLSGSIPTQFSSLEKLGILDISHNHLNGNVHMLASLQNLVALNISYNDFSGQLPNTPFFKKLPLSDLTGNRALYISGNGPAVNMGPSRGSKTALKFAMAILISVSIVLVLLAVYMLVRARVGHNAMAADDGNWEMTLYQKLDFSIDDIVRNLTSSNVIGTGSSGVVYRVPIPNGETLAVKKMWSSEETGAFMSEIRTLGSIRHRNIVRLLGWCSNKNMKLLLYDYLPNGSLSALLHGGGKGGVDWEGRYDAVLGVAHALAYLHHDCLPAIMHGDVKAMNVLMGPKFDPYLADFGLARPVTSNTNSDAEEPSSKFSSKPQLAGSYGYMAPEHASMQRITEKSDVYSYGVVLLEVLTGRHPLDPTLPGGANMVQWVRDHMQSKKDPVDILDAKLQGRPDSQIHEMLQILAVSILCVSTKAADRPMMKDVVAMLKEIKHVDAVRSDNDDLSKPSSTTAISSATPTRNMLLQGSSNCSFAFSDDSN, from the exons atgccTGCAAACCCAAACAACccatttcttcctcctcctcctaatATTGTCATCTACTTCACTCTAATTCTATTCTTAAACTCTTTGTTTTTCGTAAGCTGTTTATCTATTGATGAGCAAGGTCAAGCTCTTTTGACATGGAAAAACAGTTTAAACAGTTCAACGGATGCATTGAAAACATGGAATTCAGTTGACTCAAATCCATGCAAATGGTTTGGGATCACTTGCAATTCAAAGAACCAAGTAACTCAAATAACCTTGAAGTCATTGGATATACAAGGCCAGCTTCCTTCAAATTTCCAATCTTTAAATTCCTTGAAGACTCTTGTACTGTCATCTACTAATCTCACCGGTCCAGTTCCGAAGGAATTCGGAGACTATCAAAAATTAAGTTTTATAGATCTCAGTACAAATGCTATCTCCGGTGAAATTCCAAATGAGATTTGCAAGTTACAGAAGTTAGAGAGTCTTGCACTCAATTCAAATTCACTCGAAGGTGCAATTCCTGTAGATATTGGAAATCTTTCAAGTCTTGTTTATTTGACTCTCTTCGATAATCAACTCAGCGGTGAAATACCAAAGAGTATCGGGAAGTTAAGCAAACTAGAAATCTTTCGAGCTGGTGGGAATCAAAATTTGAAAGGTGAACTTCCTTGGGAGATTGGTAACTGCAGCAGTTTAATCATTTTGGGACTTGCAGAAACTAGTATCTCTGGAAgtcttccttcttctattggtTCCTTGACAAGGGTACAAACTATCGCCATTTATACTTCTCTTTTATCAGGTCCTATCCCAGATGAGATTGGGAACTGCATTGAGTTGCAGAACTTGTACTTATATCAGAATTCAATCACGGGTTCTATTCCGAAGCGATTGGGAGAGCTACAAAAACTTGAAAGTCTGTTATTATGGCAGAACAGCTTGGTTGGTACTATTCCATATGAGCTTGGGAGCTGTACAGAACTAACAGTTATCGATCTTTCGGAGAATCTGTTGACAGGAAGTATACCAAGAAGCTTTGGAAACCTCGTGAAGCTTCAAGAACTTCAGCTCAGTATCAACCAGTTGTCAGGTACTATACCAACTGAAATTACAAACTGTACAGCTCTAACCCATCTTGAAGTCGACAACAATGATATATCCGGTGAGATTCCAGTTGGTATTGGAAATCTCAAAAGCTTGACTTTGTTTTTTGCCTGGCAAAATAGACTATCAGGGAGTATCCCGGAAAGTCTTGCTCAATGTTCAAATATTCAGGCTCTTGATTTCTCGTACAATAACTTGTTTGGTTCGATACCGAAGCAGATCTTTGGGTTGACTAATTTAACTAAGTTGCTTCTTCTGGGGAATGATTTATCGGGTTTTATACCTCCTGAAGTTGGTAGCTGCACAAATTTGTATCGATTCCGGTTGAACAAGAACAGGCTTGCAGGGACATTTCCAAGTGAGATTGGGAatttgaagactttaaatttccTCGACTTGAGTGAGAATAAATTCGTTGGGGAGCTTCCACCATCAATCTCCGGATGTGACAATCTTCAGTTTCTTGATCTTCATTCGAATGGCTTAACTGGTTCTCTTCCAGAATCACTGCCGAAAAGTTTACAGCTCATTGACATTTCGGATAACAGGCTTGCTGGACCATTGACTTCAAGTGTTGGATCATTAGTCGAGTTGACTAAACTTAATCTGTCAAGGAATCGAATTTCAGGTAAAATTCCATCAGAGCTAGTTTCTTGCAGTAAACTACAGTTACTAGATCTTGGTGACAATGCGTTCTCCGGCGATATACCGATGGAATTGGGTCAGATTCCAGCGCTCGAGATTTCTCTCAATCTCAGCTGTAACCAACTTTCTGGTTCAATTCCAACACAATTTTCCAGCCTTGAGAAGCTGGGTATTCTTGATATCTCTCACAATCATCTGAATGGCAATGTACACATGCTAGCTAGTCTACAAAACCTAGTTGCCTTAAACATCTCATACAATGATTTCTCTGGCCAATTGCCAAACACCCCATTCTTCAAGAAGCTTCCGCTGAGTGATCTCACCGGCAACCGTGCACTATACATCTCCGGAAATGGTCCAGCAGTTAATATGGGTCCTAGTCGAGGTTCCAAGACAGCATTGAAGTTTGCCATGGCTATACTCATCAGTGTCAGTATAGTTTTAGTACTACTTGCAGTGTACATGTTGGTTCGTGCACGAGTTGGGCACAACGCCATGGCAGCCGATGATGGCAATTGGGAGATGACTCTTTATCAGAAGCTCGACTTCTCTATTGATGACATCGTTCGAAATCTAACATCATCGAACGTGATAGGAACAGGAAGCTCGGGTGTAGTTTACAGAGTGCCAATCCCAAATGGAGAGACATTGGCAGTGAAGAAGATGTGGTCATCAGAGGAGACAGGGGCGTTTATGTCTGAGATACGAACTCTAGGATCTATTCGTCATCGAAATATTGTTCGATTACTAGGTTGGTGTTCAAATAAGAACATGAAATTGTTGCTGTATGATTATCTTCCAAATGGGAGTTTAAGTGCACTTCTGCATGGAGGTGGGAAAGGCGGCGTGGATTGGGAAGGGAGGTATGATGCTGTTTTAGGTGTTGCTCATGCCTTAGCTTACTTGCACCACGACTGCTTACCTGCAATCATGCACGGAGACGTCAAGGCCATGAACGTGTTGATGGGTCCCAAATTCGACCCTTACTTGGCCGATTTTGGGTTAGCCAGACCTGTGACCTCTAATACTAATTCAGACGCTGAAGAGCCTTCATCCAAATTCAGTTCAAAACCTCAGCTCGCTGGATCGTACGGATATATGGCTCCAG AGCACGCGTCGATGCAGCGGATAACAGAGAAGAGTGATGTATACAGTTATGGGGTTGTACTGCTAGAGGTTTTAACTGGAAGACATCCACTAGACCCAACCTTGCCAGGTGGTGCAAACATGGTTCAATGGGTCCGTGACCATATGCAGAGCAAAAAAGACCCTGTAGACATTCTGGACGCCAAACTCCAAGGAAGACCTGATTCTCAAATACAtgaaatgcttcaaatattagcagtTTCAATCTTATGTGTGAGTACAAAAGCTGCTGACCGTCCAATGATGAAGGACGTTGTCGCCATGCTTAAAGAGATTAAACATGTAGATGCCGTGAGATCAGATAACGATGACTTATCAAAGCCTAGTTCGACAACAGCTATATCGTCAGCAACACCGACTAGGAATATGCTCTTGCAAGGATCATCAAACTGTTCCTTTGCATTCTCTGATGATTCAAACTAA